A single genomic interval of Spirosoma linguale DSM 74 harbors:
- a CDS encoding maf protein (TIGRFAM: maf protein~PFAM: Maf family protein~KEGG: bba:Bd0469 maf protein), whose translation MTDAGFSFTIETRPTDELFPDTMPVNEVAEYLARQKAEQFLNDAEAPNRIVLCADTVVILDNQIMNKPQDEADAHRMLRLLSGQTHRVRTGVAILAPSSEGKPEMHSFTDETIVQFASLTDDEISYYIRECKPFDKAGSYGAQDFIGLVGIERLEGSFYTVMGLPTHRVYQALKAYIK comes from the coding sequence ATGACCGATGCGGGCTTTTCGTTTACGATCGAAACGCGCCCCACCGATGAGCTATTTCCCGATACCATGCCCGTCAATGAAGTGGCCGAGTACCTCGCCCGCCAGAAAGCCGAGCAGTTTCTGAACGATGCCGAAGCGCCAAATCGGATTGTTCTTTGTGCAGATACGGTTGTCATTCTGGATAACCAGATTATGAATAAACCGCAGGACGAAGCTGATGCCCACCGAATGCTTCGACTGCTCTCCGGCCAAACGCACCGGGTACGTACAGGCGTGGCCATTCTGGCACCCTCATCGGAGGGCAAACCCGAAATGCACTCGTTTACGGATGAAACCATCGTTCAGTTCGCCAGCCTCACCGACGATGAGATCAGCTATTACATCCGGGAGTGTAAACCATTCGATAAGGCAGGGTCGTATGGAGCGCAGGACTTTATCGGTCTGGTGGGCATTGAGCGGCTTGAGGGCTCGTTCTACACCGTCATGGGTTTGCCAACGCACCGGGTCTATCAGGCCCTAAAAGCCTACATAAAATAG